The genome window TTTTAAAAATACAAATTTAAATAAATTAACGTATGACCATATATTCGAATTTCGTGAATACCTAAAAACAAAACCTAAAAAACAAAATGAAAATGAAGTTTTAAGCTATAATACAATTAATAAGGTTCTGATTCTACTTAAAAAAATTTTTGATACTGGTATAAGAAAATCACTCATTGATAAAAATCCAGTTAAGAATCTGAGAAAATTACCAATTAGGAAGCCTGATATTAAATTTTGGAGTATAGAAGAATTCACGAGATTTAGAGGACTTATTCGAGATGATGAAATAAGTTATGACCTGTTTTTCGTAATTGCTTTCTTTACTGGAATGAGAATGGGAGAAATCCTCGCATTGAACTGGAATGATATAAATCTTTTAACAAATACGATTTACGTTACCAAAACGGTATACTTTGTTAATAATACAAGCTACATTAATACAACAAAAACACGATCAGGAACTAGAAATATAACAATAAATCAGAAATTAGCAGAAATGCTAATAGATTGGAAAGTAAAACAAAAAGAAAAACTTGAGGAATTTACGAAAAATACTGAAGAACTTCAAATAATACAGAGTACACCAATATCAATTACAAAAAATATGATTGATAAGAAGTTTAAGCAAATACTAGAAAGGGATAAAGATTTAAAGAAAATAAGAATTCATGATTTAAGACACTCTCATGCATCATTACTTATAAATCAAGGAGAAGATTATCTTGTTGTCAAAGAAAGATTAGGACACGCATCTATTACAACAACAATTGATACTTATTCTCATTTGTACCCTAGCAAACAGAAAACATTGGCTAATAAACTTGATGATTTATTTTAAAATGGAAAAAATTGGTAACTCAACAAAAACAGAGAAAAAAAGACAAGGTCCGAAAACCTTGTCTTTTTTACTATACCGGCGGCCGGGGTCGAACCGGCACGTCCTTGCGGACACTGGATTTTGAGTCCAGCGCGTCTGCCAATTCCGCCACGCCGGCATAAATTTAACTGGGGTAGCTGGATTCGAACCAACGCATGAGGGAGTCAAAGTCCCTTGCCTTACCGCTTGGCTATACCCCAATAATAATATTAATAAATAGGCGAGTGATGGGGATCGAACCCACGCATGCCAGAGCCACAATCTGGTGTGTTAACCACTTCACCACACCCGCCATAATTATTAACACGGGCAGTAGGAATTGAACCCACACTGAAGGTTTTGGAGACCTTAGTTCTACCTTTAAACTATGCCCGTAAAGGATGGAAGGGGAGGGATTCGAACCCCCGAACCCGAAGGAGCGGATTTACAGTCCGCCGCGTTTAGCCTCTTCGCTACCCTTCCTGATTATTGAATTGATGGCGCGAGACGGAATCGAACCGCCGACACATGGAGCTTCAATCCATTGCTCTACCAACTGAGCTACCGAGCCAAATTGCGGGAGCAGGATTTGAACCTACGACCTTCGGGTTATGAGCCCGACGAGCTACCGAGCTGCTCCATCCCGCGTTAATATTAAGGAGGATGTGGGATTCGAACCCACGCACGCTTTTACACGCCTGACGGTTT of Streptococcus sp. S5 contains these proteins:
- a CDS encoding tyrosine-type recombinase/integrase, whose product is MTIRKTKSGKWTVDVSNGFHPVTQKRIRIIRKGLKSKKEALELEQHIRVVELKEKQFDFVVTTDMLFDLLEEDDLKNGRKVSYTSTQRNNYERHIKPYFKNTNLNKLTYDHIFEFREYLKTKPKKQNENEVLSYNTINKVLILLKKIFDTGIRKSLIDKNPVKNLRKLPIRKPDIKFWSIEEFTRFRGLIRDDEISYDLFFVIAFFTGMRMGEILALNWNDINLLTNTIYVTKTVYFVNNTSYINTTKTRSGTRNITINQKLAEMLIDWKVKQKEKLEEFTKNTEELQIIQSTPISITKNMIDKKFKQILERDKDLKKIRIHDLRHSHASLLINQGEDYLVVKERLGHASITTTIDTYSHLYPSKQKTLANKLDDLF